A part of Eubacterium sp. AB3007 genomic DNA contains:
- the arcA gene encoding arginine deiminase: MYPGIHNYSEIGKLNKVLLHRIGKEVEGLVPDNFERLLFDDIPFLEVAQKEHDRFAEVLRENGVEVVYYVEETAKAIADPQVKKAFLNDILDESNLNSQAVREAIFNYLFEMPAEEMVAKIIAGVRKTDIENVASTNLADMISSAYPFYMDPMPNLYFTRDPGACVGNGLNVHHMSTATRRRECLLLQYMLKYNKDFAPEGTQQWYDYNDPASIEGGDVLVLNAETVAIGLSQRTTAIGIEKLAENLLHKSTFKRVLVFDIPKSRAFMHLDTVFTMVDFDKFTIHPEIEGPLQLFEITLGPDGKPRFESVTDQLDRLLARVLNVPAVDLIRCGGDDFMAAQREQWNDGSNTLCIAPATVITYERNYVTNDLLDKKGIKVLTIPSAELSRGRGGPRCMSCPVNRDDL, encoded by the coding sequence ATGTATCCCGGAATCCATAACTATTCAGAAATCGGCAAACTGAACAAGGTTTTGCTGCATCGCATTGGCAAGGAAGTGGAAGGTCTGGTACCTGACAACTTCGAGAGACTTCTGTTCGACGACATCCCGTTCCTGGAGGTTGCGCAGAAGGAGCACGACCGCTTCGCGGAAGTGCTGAGAGAGAATGGCGTAGAGGTCGTCTACTATGTAGAAGAGACCGCAAAGGCCATCGCAGACCCGCAGGTCAAGAAAGCATTCCTGAACGACATTCTGGATGAGAGCAATCTGAACTCCCAGGCGGTCAGAGAGGCCATCTTTAACTATCTGTTCGAGATGCCGGCCGAGGAAATGGTCGCCAAGATCATCGCCGGTGTCCGCAAGACAGATATTGAGAACGTGGCTTCCACCAACCTGGCAGACATGATCTCTTCGGCATATCCGTTCTACATGGATCCTATGCCGAACCTGTACTTCACCAGAGATCCCGGTGCCTGTGTAGGCAACGGTCTGAATGTACACCATATGAGCACCGCTACCAGGAGACGCGAGTGCCTGCTGCTTCAGTACATGCTGAAATACAACAAGGACTTCGCTCCAGAAGGAACCCAGCAGTGGTACGACTACAACGATCCCGCTTCCATCGAGGGCGGAGACGTTCTGGTCCTGAACGCTGAGACCGTGGCCATCGGCCTGTCCCAGAGAACCACCGCCATCGGCATCGAGAAGCTGGCGGAGAACCTGCTGCACAAGTCCACCTTCAAGAGAGTGCTGGTGTTCGATATTCCCAAGAGCAGAGCATTCATGCACCTGGATACCGTATTTACCATGGTTGACTTTGACAAGTTCACCATCCACCCGGAGATCGAAGGACCGCTTCAGCTGTTCGAGATCACACTGGGACCGGACGGGAAACCGAGATTTGAGTCTGTTACTGACCAGCTTGATCGTCTGCTGGCAAGGGTATTGAACGTACCTGCTGTAGATCTGATCCGCTGCGGAGGCGATGACTTTATGGCTGCACAGAGAGAGCAGTGGAACGATGGTTCCAACACCCTTTGCATCGCACCAGCCACTGTCATCACCTACGAGCGTAACTACGTGACCAACGATCTGCTGGACAAGAAGGGCATCAAGGTCCTGACCATCCCCAGCGCAGAACTCTCCAGAGGAAGAGGCGGCCCGCGCTGCATGAGCTGTCCGGTCAACAGAGACGACCTGTAA
- the argF gene encoding ornithine carbamoyltransferase, with protein sequence MAVNLKGRHFLTLMDFTPAEIRYMLDLAHDLKAKKRAGIVNHVLKGKNIVLLFEKTSTRTRCAFEVAAMDEGAGVTFLDSKSSQMGKKETIADTAKVLGRFYDGIEYRGFKQSVVEELAENAGVPVWNGLTDVDHPTQILADMLTIEEHCAKPLNKVKIVFSGDVRNNMSYAWMYGAAKMGMHYVAYGPKELAAEIDMEKVEAARAIAEENGGCIEISSDPECLKGADAIYADVWASMGEEAEIPERVRLLTPFKVTREMIEATGNPDCLFLHCLPSFHDFDTTMASEQKEQGYDIREVTDEVFLSRNSVVFDEAENRMHTIKAVIVATIG encoded by the coding sequence ATGGCAGTTAATCTGAAGGGTAGACATTTTCTGACACTCATGGACTTTACACCGGCTGAGATCCGCTACATGCTGGACCTGGCTCACGACCTGAAGGCAAAGAAAAGAGCCGGTATCGTGAACCACGTGCTGAAGGGCAAGAACATCGTTCTGCTGTTTGAGAAGACTTCCACCAGAACCAGATGCGCGTTCGAGGTAGCCGCTATGGATGAGGGTGCCGGTGTCACCTTCCTGGACAGCAAGAGCTCCCAGATGGGCAAGAAGGAAACCATCGCAGATACCGCCAAGGTTCTGGGTAGATTCTACGATGGAATCGAGTACAGAGGCTTCAAGCAGAGCGTTGTTGAAGAGCTGGCTGAGAACGCTGGTGTTCCTGTCTGGAACGGCCTGACCGACGTTGACCACCCGACCCAGATCCTGGCTGACATGCTCACCATCGAGGAGCACTGCGCGAAGCCGCTGAACAAGGTGAAGATCGTCTTCTCCGGAGACGTCAGAAACAACATGTCCTATGCATGGATGTACGGTGCTGCCAAGATGGGCATGCACTACGTGGCTTATGGTCCGAAGGAACTGGCTGCAGAGATCGACATGGAGAAGGTGGAGGCTGCTCGTGCCATCGCTGAGGAGAACGGCGGATGCATCGAGATTAGCAGCGATCCTGAGTGCCTGAAGGGCGCAGATGCTATCTACGCAGACGTTTGGGCTTCCATGGGCGAAGAGGCTGAGATTCCTGAGAGAGTCAGACTGCTGACCCCGTTCAAGGTCACCAGAGAGATGATCGAGGCGACCGGCAACCCGGATTGCCTGTTCCTGCACTGCCTGCCTTCCTTCCATGATTTCGACACCACCATGGCATCAGAGCAGAAAGAGCAGGGCTATGACATCCGCGAGGTCACCGATGAGGTATTCCTGAGCAGAAACAGTGTGGTATTCGACGAGGCTGAGAACAGAATGCACACCATCAAGGCTGTGATCGTAGCCACCATCGGCTAA
- a CDS encoding PLP-dependent aminotransferase family protein, translated as MRIKIDRKSRQPMYWQIADAIKRAILNGELADGVVLPSERGLAGQLEVHRNTVIRAYHCLEEMELVVARQGVGYMVARGTEHHWGDAAHQAVAPRRGWKQVHFSGEEPAEEHDRSSEEVSRSNVRAAGSGRHRSRPRPVNWRHMIKDDYLDMKEEFDAIFSKFYEGEGISFSAGMPPFVYTEEELATDIADLLKESEMLPAYAAPYQGDPDLRKQCREFLRTKGIRCKASEIQVLSETNQVLDFIVTTLLEPGDCVIIEEPCSPDVYRGIELAGCFPITMPVDGDGMMTEGLADIVEKRRPKFIYVNSSYQDPTGNVMTVERRRNLLDVSARFGVPIIEEDGASELYYEDSEFPTLKSMDEHNNVVYIYSFALTFVPGISVAVVVGDPVLIHAMQYLVSVRVISIGWLTQRLVARYLKNGKYRAKIDEMVVHNRQNRDIMCAALDELRDIGVEYTKPRGGVYIWVKLPDGLDAEQVVRRAAKEKLAVVPGNVFYPLRNAGRDHVRLNYSYESTEWLLEGVHRFTKLLRTMYMESVNLFEYI; from the coding sequence ATGAGGATCAAGATTGACAGAAAAAGCAGACAGCCGATGTACTGGCAGATCGCGGACGCTATCAAGCGGGCGATCCTGAACGGAGAACTGGCAGACGGTGTAGTGCTCCCATCGGAGCGAGGACTGGCAGGGCAGCTTGAGGTGCATCGAAACACAGTGATCAGGGCGTACCACTGCCTGGAGGAGATGGAATTGGTCGTGGCCCGGCAGGGGGTCGGTTACATGGTGGCGCGAGGGACGGAGCATCACTGGGGAGACGCCGCCCACCAGGCGGTAGCACCGCGGAGGGGATGGAAGCAGGTACATTTCTCGGGAGAGGAGCCCGCAGAAGAGCACGATCGATCTAGCGAAGAAGTGAGCCGCAGCAATGTGCGTGCAGCAGGAAGCGGGAGACATAGGTCACGTCCCCGTCCAGTGAACTGGCGCCACATGATCAAGGATGACTACCTGGACATGAAGGAAGAATTTGATGCCATCTTCAGCAAGTTCTATGAAGGAGAGGGGATCTCCTTCTCTGCAGGGATGCCGCCTTTTGTGTACACCGAGGAGGAACTGGCTACGGATATTGCGGACCTGCTGAAGGAGAGTGAGATGCTCCCTGCGTACGCAGCGCCGTATCAGGGAGATCCGGACCTCCGTAAGCAGTGCAGAGAATTTCTTCGCACCAAGGGGATACGTTGCAAGGCCTCCGAGATCCAGGTGCTGTCGGAGACCAACCAGGTACTGGATTTCATCGTGACAACGCTGCTGGAACCAGGCGACTGCGTGATCATCGAGGAGCCGTGCTCCCCGGATGTGTACCGGGGGATCGAGCTTGCCGGGTGCTTCCCCATCACCATGCCGGTAGACGGGGACGGCATGATGACAGAGGGACTGGCGGATATCGTAGAGAAGAGGCGTCCCAAGTTTATCTACGTCAACTCCAGTTATCAGGATCCCACCGGGAATGTCATGACGGTGGAGCGGCGTCGAAACCTGCTGGATGTTTCCGCGCGTTTTGGGGTGCCCATCATCGAGGAGGATGGGGCATCCGAGCTCTACTACGAAGACAGCGAGTTTCCCACGCTCAAGTCCATGGATGAACATAATAACGTGGTCTATATTTATTCTTTCGCGCTCACGTTTGTGCCGGGGATATCTGTGGCGGTGGTGGTGGGAGACCCGGTGCTCATACATGCCATGCAGTATCTGGTGTCCGTTCGGGTCATCTCCATCGGCTGGCTCACCCAGCGACTGGTGGCCAGATATCTGAAGAATGGGAAGTACCGGGCGAAGATCGATGAGATGGTGGTCCACAACCGGCAGAACAGGGATATCATGTGCGCGGCACTGGACGAGCTTAGGGATATCGGTGTAGAGTATACCAAACCTCGTGGTGGTGTTTATATCTGGGTGAAACTCCCGGACGGATTGGATGCGGAGCAGGTCGTACGCCGAGCGGCGAAGGAAAAGCTTGCGGTGGTCCCAGGGAATGTATTCTATCCCCTTCGCAATGCGGGACGGGATCATGTCCGCCTCAACTACTCCTATGAGTCCACGGAGTGGCTCCTCGAGGGAGTGCACCGATTCACAAAGCTCCTTCGGACGATGTATATGGAATCGGTGAATCTTTTTGAATATATCTGA
- a CDS encoding PadR family transcriptional regulator: MPKKTFDNLTEPMFYVLLCFYQQDMCGAEIAARVTELTAGRVRIGPGTLYTLLGSFQKNDLIHETGRTGRRITYAITEKGRQIYLNEIFRLEQCLRDARCVKGDGSF; this comes from the coding sequence ATGCCCAAGAAGACTTTTGACAATCTGACGGAGCCTATGTTCTATGTGCTTCTCTGTTTCTACCAGCAGGACATGTGCGGAGCGGAGATCGCGGCTCGCGTCACAGAACTGACCGCGGGCCGCGTCCGCATCGGACCTGGTACACTCTACACCCTTCTGGGCAGTTTTCAGAAGAACGATCTGATCCATGAGACCGGACGAACGGGCCGGCGGATCACCTATGCGATAACAGAGAAAGGCAGACAGATCTATCTGAATGAGATCTTTCGTCTGGAGCAGTGCCTCCGGGATGCAAGGTGTGTCAAAGGGGACGGTTCTTTTTGA
- a CDS encoding DUF2812 domain-containing protein, which produces MRKRDSNTLWKLKLLGSWSFDRLESWFTDMASKGWYLEDFGPFRARFRRAEPTEQPIPARRYRAALQFDGEIEEEEKSIYEECGWHFVSHWNGVNMFCSDDSNAPEFFSDDVSFRKRSRGFFLNLVFWLVLYLSYLWNTFIYGIGKDITTGPLHLLNEPLFPLFLLSLVIVAVFWLFTSYQIIRALYLLRRRHYRHDVPYRKTLHAGNVLMISLVLMLLLSLAVVALDNSSLWHKDPLNWQSPHPVTLAEFNKPLHEEYRKRKDDAVYTQFTDYWGDTRRSILFHDARRIYYAGRSVEHLPFDDTRLSTKYYYAAQYYEARSKTIARKYMEEEIRQNDWLNETTDPDSIRIPCAGVDYAGYYQEYEDAEQYLYLRKGSRLEIIVLKTEGKDLRDSLTLFVRDLNEQANGV; this is translated from the coding sequence ATGAGAAAACGAGACAGCAACACACTATGGAAGCTGAAACTGCTGGGTTCCTGGAGCTTCGATCGGCTGGAGTCCTGGTTCACCGATATGGCCTCCAAGGGCTGGTATCTGGAGGACTTTGGTCCCTTCAGAGCCAGGTTTCGACGCGCTGAGCCCACGGAGCAACCCATACCAGCACGCCGTTATCGTGCTGCCCTTCAGTTTGACGGGGAGATAGAAGAGGAAGAGAAGAGTATTTACGAAGAGTGCGGCTGGCATTTCGTCAGCCATTGGAATGGCGTCAACATGTTTTGTAGCGATGATTCGAACGCTCCGGAGTTTTTCTCCGACGATGTCAGTTTTCGAAAGCGCTCGCGAGGATTCTTTCTCAACCTGGTATTCTGGCTGGTCCTTTATCTTTCCTACCTCTGGAACACTTTCATTTATGGAATCGGCAAAGATATAACCACCGGCCCTCTTCACCTGTTGAATGAGCCTTTATTCCCACTGTTTCTTCTGTCACTGGTCATCGTGGCGGTTTTCTGGCTGTTTACCAGTTATCAGATAATCAGGGCTTTGTACCTGCTTCGGCGAAGACACTATCGTCACGATGTGCCCTACAGGAAAACACTGCACGCCGGCAATGTTCTCATGATTTCTCTGGTACTGATGCTGTTGCTGTCGCTGGCAGTCGTGGCACTGGACAACTCCAGCCTGTGGCACAAAGATCCTCTTAACTGGCAATCCCCCCACCCGGTGACCCTTGCAGAGTTCAACAAACCCCTGCACGAGGAATATCGCAAGCGCAAGGATGACGCTGTCTACACCCAGTTTACTGATTATTGGGGCGATACGCGCCGGTCGATCTTGTTTCACGATGCTCGCCGCATTTATTATGCGGGCAGATCGGTCGAACACCTCCCCTTCGACGATACAAGGTTATCCACCAAATACTACTATGCCGCTCAATACTACGAAGCTCGCTCGAAGACCATCGCCCGTAAGTATATGGAAGAGGAGATCAGGCAAAACGACTGGCTGAATGAGACCACAGACCCAGATTCTATCCGCATCCCATGTGCCGGAGTCGACTACGCCGGCTACTATCAGGAATATGAGGATGCCGAGCAGTACCTCTACCTGCGAAAAGGCTCTCGCCTGGAGATCATCGTATTGAAGACAGAGGGAAAGGATCTACGGGACAGCCTGACGCTTTTTGTCCGAGATCTCAACGAGCAGGCCAATGGGGTGTGA
- a CDS encoding class I SAM-dependent RNA methyltransferase — translation MKRELMATATFGLEACVKREIQALGYEIIGTENGHVAFLGDERAIARCNLWLRCADRVLLVMGQFPAETFEDLFQQTKGIAWEELIPPDGKFTVIGSSVKSRLHSVPACQSIVKKAVAERLGECYGMDVLPETGAEHRIKVSLLKDKALLTVDTSGTALHKRGYREADVAAPIKETMAAALIQLSFWKPGRVLLDPCCGSGTIPIEAALIGRNIAPGLSRHFAAEDWDLMDSSIWKEERRAAYAAIQTETPLEIYASDIDPRAAAATRTNAAAAGVEDCIRFSRADLSLRENLPEEGGIMISNLPYGKRIGSETGIQKVYKILSRLMKESPRWSFFLLTSDKGLEKALRRKADRRRKLFNGNIETTYYQYHGKR, via the coding sequence ATGAAAAGGGAATTGATGGCGACAGCGACATTTGGTCTGGAGGCCTGCGTCAAGCGGGAGATCCAGGCATTGGGGTATGAGATCATCGGCACGGAGAACGGACACGTGGCCTTCCTGGGGGACGAGCGGGCGATTGCTCGTTGCAATCTGTGGCTTCGGTGTGCGGACCGGGTGCTGCTGGTGATGGGACAATTCCCGGCGGAGACGTTCGAGGATCTGTTCCAGCAGACCAAGGGGATCGCATGGGAGGAACTGATCCCACCGGATGGAAAGTTTACGGTGATCGGCTCCTCGGTGAAATCCCGGCTCCATAGCGTCCCTGCCTGCCAGAGCATCGTGAAAAAGGCGGTGGCGGAACGCCTGGGCGAATGCTATGGCATGGACGTGCTCCCGGAAACAGGCGCGGAGCACCGCATCAAGGTATCCCTTCTGAAGGACAAAGCCTTGCTCACCGTGGATACAAGTGGTACCGCGCTGCACAAGCGAGGATACCGGGAAGCTGACGTGGCCGCCCCTATCAAGGAAACCATGGCGGCCGCCCTAATCCAGTTGTCTTTCTGGAAACCGGGCCGTGTCCTTTTGGACCCCTGCTGCGGCAGCGGCACGATTCCGATCGAGGCAGCACTGATAGGGCGTAACATCGCTCCGGGATTGTCTCGGCATTTTGCGGCAGAGGACTGGGACTTGATGGATTCGTCCATCTGGAAGGAGGAGAGGCGAGCAGCCTACGCCGCCATCCAAACGGAAACGCCGCTGGAGATCTACGCCTCCGACATCGACCCAAGGGCGGCGGCGGCCACACGCACCAATGCCGCCGCCGCTGGTGTGGAGGACTGCATCCGCTTCTCCCGTGCTGACCTGTCTCTCAGGGAGAATCTGCCGGAAGAGGGCGGGATTATGATCAGCAACCTGCCCTATGGAAAGCGCATCGGGTCAGAAACGGGGATCCAGAAAGTCTACAAGATCCTGAGCAGACTGATGAAGGAATCGCCGCGATGGTCTTTCTTCCTCCTAACCTCGGACAAGGGGCTGGAGAAGGCCCTCCGCCGAAAGGCAGACCGGCGCCGCAAGCTCTTCAACGGCAACATCGAGACCACCTATTACCAGTACCATGGAAAGAGGTAG
- the mscL gene encoding large conductance mechanosensitive channel protein MscL, which produces MKSFINEFKEFAMRGNVMDMAIGVIIGGAFGAIITALVDKIITPIIGAICGGQNFAKLAITIGEAKIGYGAFIQAVIDFLIVAFVLFLMLKAINKAMNNVKKQEEEEAPTTKVCPFCKSEIDIEATRCPHCTSEQPEVAEA; this is translated from the coding sequence ATGAAGAGTTTTATCAATGAATTCAAGGAATTTGCAATGCGCGGCAACGTGATGGACATGGCCATCGGTGTCATCATCGGAGGAGCGTTCGGAGCCATCATCACTGCATTGGTAGACAAAATCATCACACCGATCATCGGCGCCATCTGCGGCGGTCAGAACTTCGCCAAGCTGGCCATCACCATCGGTGAAGCCAAGATCGGCTACGGTGCATTCATCCAGGCAGTCATCGATTTCCTGATTGTAGCTTTCGTCCTGTTCCTGATGCTGAAGGCAATCAACAAGGCCATGAACAACGTCAAGAAGCAGGAGGAAGAGGAAGCTCCTACCACCAAGGTCTGCCCCTTCTGCAAGAGCGAGATCGACATCGAGGCTACCAGATGCCCACACTGCACATCCGAGCAGCCGGAGGTTGCCGAGGCGTAA
- a CDS encoding HutD family protein, which translates to MECKIYRSEDQKTSRWTGGKTTQLAIYPQDGDYLERRFVWRLSSATCELDESAFSKLPDFDRTLIVLKGSVVLAHEGVRVARLAELEQDSFDGGYRTKSFGKITDYNLMVRKGNKGSARVIPLVSESTKLEYDDCGRYQMGTQAIFVREGFATVSIDKETLMVQAGEQLVINYDRRERPYIRIMGEGTAVHCSIYYNYEQGQMGPTVIESKPATLADFRECVFIANTQYRFSKYTNKKLKRLWYDEELQDGIRKINRFYLADLAYCLEVLLLIALCAAVHLRGVEWVIALCLVTLLHLLLISPLMYFLVVPKPVAAHMKDIDKLTPYEQERRAYELGRNERVEKILGRYKFSGTDTYDEDGNRTDDYRAKKW; encoded by the coding sequence ATGGAATGTAAGATCTATCGCAGTGAAGATCAGAAGACATCCCGCTGGACCGGGGGGAAAACCACACAGCTTGCGATCTACCCGCAGGACGGGGACTATCTGGAGCGTCGGTTCGTGTGGCGGCTCAGCTCCGCGACTTGTGAACTTGATGAGTCAGCGTTCTCCAAACTTCCGGATTTTGATCGGACGCTGATCGTTCTCAAGGGGAGCGTTGTACTCGCCCACGAGGGAGTCCGGGTTGCCAGGCTGGCAGAACTGGAGCAGGATTCTTTCGATGGTGGTTACAGGACCAAGAGTTTCGGCAAGATCACAGATTACAACCTGATGGTTCGCAAGGGGAACAAGGGGAGTGCCAGGGTGATCCCTCTTGTTTCGGAGAGTACCAAGTTAGAATATGACGATTGCGGCAGATACCAGATGGGGACCCAGGCGATCTTTGTGCGGGAAGGATTTGCCACCGTGAGCATCGACAAGGAAACCCTCATGGTACAGGCCGGGGAACAGCTGGTGATCAATTACGATCGCAGAGAGCGTCCCTATATCCGCATTATGGGAGAGGGAACTGCGGTACACTGCAGCATTTACTACAACTATGAACAGGGGCAGATGGGTCCGACAGTGATCGAGTCCAAGCCGGCTACGCTGGCGGATTTCCGGGAGTGCGTGTTCATAGCGAACACCCAGTATCGGTTCTCCAAGTATACCAACAAGAAGCTTAAGAGGCTGTGGTATGATGAGGAACTGCAGGATGGGATCAGGAAGATCAATCGATTCTATCTGGCGGATTTGGCCTACTGTCTGGAGGTGTTGCTCCTCATCGCACTGTGCGCCGCTGTGCACCTGCGAGGTGTTGAGTGGGTCATTGCCCTTTGTCTGGTGACCTTGTTGCATCTTCTGTTGATCAGCCCGCTGATGTATTTCCTGGTGGTGCCCAAGCCGGTAGCCGCCCACATGAAAGACATCGACAAGCTGACCCCTTATGAGCAGGAACGCCGGGCTTATGAACTGGGACGCAATGAGCGAGTGGAGAAGATTCTGGGGAGATATAAGTTCTCCGGAACGGACACCTATGACGAGGATGGAAACCGTACCGATGATTACCGTGCGAAGAAATGGTAA
- a CDS encoding helix-turn-helix domain-containing protein has translation MKKLQLELLGNCTIRYGDHVIGDAPRKVWILFECLYVNRDRYVSMDEITRVLWSGKTMANPANSIKVLVFELRNRLDEFEKDFGKAIIQNINGAYRLSDAFQFESDAENFEKAALRATGKLDEESQREDLLDEAIDLYKGNVILMDEDCYWQKVIRQHYAELFERVVLLKMDILSQSGREKEAKALCEKAYITNPLSDVLRERVEKLSEAE, from the coding sequence ATGAAGAAATTACAGTTAGAATTGCTCGGGAACTGTACGATCCGCTACGGCGATCACGTAATTGGGGACGCCCCCAGAAAGGTATGGATCCTTTTTGAGTGCCTCTATGTGAATAGAGACAGATACGTGAGCATGGACGAGATCACACGAGTTCTTTGGAGCGGGAAGACGATGGCGAACCCAGCCAATTCCATCAAGGTCTTGGTGTTTGAGCTTCGCAACAGGCTGGATGAGTTTGAGAAGGATTTCGGGAAGGCGATCATCCAGAACATCAACGGTGCTTACCGATTGAGCGATGCCTTCCAATTCGAGTCGGACGCAGAGAATTTTGAAAAGGCTGCGTTGCGCGCTACCGGAAAACTGGATGAGGAGAGTCAGCGGGAGGACCTGCTGGACGAGGCAATTGACCTCTACAAGGGAAATGTAATCCTGATGGACGAAGATTGCTACTGGCAGAAGGTGATCCGGCAGCATTATGCAGAGCTGTTTGAGAGAGTCGTTCTCCTGAAGATGGACATTCTCAGTCAGAGTGGCAGGGAGAAGGAAGCGAAGGCTTTGTGCGAGAAAGCATACATTACTAATCCGTTGAGCGATGTGCTCAGGGAACGAGTAGAGAAGTTATCTGAAGCGGAGTAA
- a CDS encoding C-GCAxxG-C-C family protein, with product MNRKELAYKLHHQGFNCAQAVACSYCNVLGFDPETVFRMMEAFGFGMGCMDTCGAVTGMAAVIGMKTSDGNMDKPGTKRECYALMRQAHDEFLSMNGSVICREIKGVDTGKVLRSCDGCIEDAVTILDKLLLGIED from the coding sequence ATGAACAGAAAAGAACTTGCTTACAAACTTCATCACCAGGGGTTTAATTGCGCACAGGCGGTCGCCTGTTCCTACTGCAATGTTCTGGGATTCGATCCGGAGACCGTCTTTCGAATGATGGAAGCCTTTGGTTTTGGGATGGGATGTATGGATACCTGTGGTGCCGTCACCGGTATGGCTGCCGTCATCGGCATGAAAACCTCCGATGGCAACATGGACAAGCCCGGCACCAAGCGGGAGTGCTATGCGCTGATGCGTCAGGCACACGACGAGTTTCTGTCCATGAACGGCTCTGTCATCTGCCGGGAAATCAAGGGCGTGGATACAGGCAAGGTGCTCCGCAGCTGCGATGGCTGTATCGAGGATGCCGTCACCATACTGGACAAGCTTCTGCTTGGAATCGAGGACTGA
- a CDS encoding dynamin family protein — translation MLPRLIREMTIREKTARALELLSGEEATSGQAAQVESLLARLDDADMNVTVIGQFKRGKSALSNRILGADVLPVGIVPITSAVTKVKYGAPMAEVHFRNGVVTEIPFQELSGYISEQENQNNAKGVAEVVLHTPSEFLERGLTFVDTPGVGSFHKNNTEVAYDHMKESDAVIFLLSVDSPINQIEIDFLRSTKDFAARFYFAVNKVDTVSEEELKVYMDYCRMLLQKLMGMEEIRLFPVSARTGAGVEVLKQQILADCSAHAREIMEDSCAKKLGDLIHSAVTQLDFYWKAMNLEYKELDERFAQVDEKLSEVRQRARECEGDYMLHLNEYKMELSDCVREQFGMEYHYDIDMLRIGLTEMEQEDFLAQAESLCGDLKSTLDRILLYREENAYKVCHRINAINRLARELRRIADTL, via the coding sequence ATGTTACCGAGACTGATCAGAGAAATGACGATACGTGAGAAGACCGCCAGAGCACTGGAACTTCTCTCTGGAGAGGAGGCGACCTCAGGACAGGCCGCCCAGGTGGAGAGCCTGCTGGCCCGACTGGATGATGCGGATATGAACGTGACCGTGATTGGACAGTTCAAGCGCGGGAAGAGTGCTTTGTCTAACAGGATTCTGGGAGCCGACGTGCTGCCGGTGGGAATCGTGCCTATCACTTCTGCGGTGACCAAGGTGAAATACGGTGCTCCCATGGCGGAGGTTCACTTTCGCAATGGTGTGGTCACTGAGATCCCTTTTCAGGAACTCTCCGGATACATCAGTGAGCAGGAGAATCAAAACAATGCCAAGGGCGTTGCAGAAGTGGTGCTCCACACACCCTCCGAGTTCCTGGAAAGAGGATTGACCTTTGTCGATACACCGGGTGTAGGATCTTTCCACAAGAATAACACCGAGGTGGCGTATGACCACATGAAGGAGAGCGACGCAGTGATCTTCCTTCTGTCGGTGGACAGCCCCATCAACCAGATTGAGATCGATTTTCTGCGGAGCACAAAGGATTTTGCCGCCCGGTTCTATTTTGCGGTGAATAAGGTCGATACCGTCAGTGAGGAAGAATTGAAGGTATATATGGACTACTGCAGGATGCTCCTGCAGAAACTGATGGGTATGGAGGAGATCAGACTCTTTCCCGTTAGTGCCAGAACTGGCGCCGGCGTGGAGGTGTTGAAACAGCAGATCCTGGCTGACTGCAGTGCACACGCCAGGGAGATCATGGAGGACTCCTGTGCCAAGAAACTTGGGGATTTGATCCACAGCGCGGTCACCCAGCTGGATTTCTATTGGAAGGCAATGAATCTGGAATACAAGGAACTGGACGAACGGTTTGCTCAGGTGGATGAGAAGCTCTCCGAGGTGCGCCAGCGGGCGAGGGAGTGCGAGGGGGATTACATGCTCCACCTGAACGAATACAAGATGGAACTCTCAGATTGCGTGCGGGAGCAGTTTGGGATGGAGTACCACTACGATATCGATATGCTCAGGATCGGCCTGACGGAAATGGAGCAGGAGGATTTCCTGGCACAGGCAGAGTCTCTGTGCGGTGATCTGAAATCGACGTTAGACCGGATCCTTCTCTACCGGGAGGAGAACGCCTACAAGGTCTGCCACCGGATCAACGCCATCAATCGGTTGGCCAGAGAGCTCAGGCGGATCGCAGATACTCTCTAA